A DNA window from Pungitius pungitius chromosome 1, fPunPun2.1, whole genome shotgun sequence contains the following coding sequences:
- the lrrc47 gene encoding leucine-rich repeat-containing protein 47: MYFIVFAILPNWFTADSMVDMENWPEIEKAATEKRRELVFQGPTFNERISCDGGLPPALYSLALLNYLEVSQCPNLTEIHEDIQRLTNLQSLILCRNRLSSVPNVVGMLKSLKVLDLSVNSLSSLPEGVTQLKELTTLNVSCNSLEVLPEGLSRCTKLSNINVSKNRLTGFPADFYSEKLDLLSILIASDNSIEQLSGDVLKLAAIKVLDLSNNKLKEIPSDLSDCAKLKEINFKGNKLSDKRLEKMVNGCQTKSILDYLRGKGKGKQGEEGGDADGGRKADKGKRQQRKKKEKVGDQQDETEELNKMVVRVLHVSDSPTALSVTVSAEVKDVRPYLVCCVVTGMNLKAGNALKRFLVAQTKLHDDLCGKRTTATIATHDVQLIKAPLTYDVKRPIELKVVSLGRKEMTAVELIRQLQVEADELRKQKRRQNVTGLHKYLQLLQGKAMYPCIVDAEGHVISFPPITNSEKTKIKKTTKELFLEVTSAVSLQTCKDVMDALIVKMAELNKFTAEHREEAGSDGEGDGPQDPAASSEPSSELTVQQVRTLDQDGNLKVVYPSKTDLCNNISNVNVIW, encoded by the exons atgtatttcattgtcttCGCTATCTTGCCCAACTGGTTCACAGCAGACAGCATGGTTGACATGGAGAATTGGCCAGAAATAGAGAAAGCAGCGACAGAGAAGAGGCGTGAACTAGTTTTCCAAGGTCCAACTTTCAACGAGAGAATTTCCTGTGACGGGGGCCTCCCCCCGGCTCTCTACTCCCTCGCGCTGCTCAATTATCTGGAAGTTAGCCAGTGCCCGAATTTGACAGAGATCCACGAGGACATCCAGCGTCTGACGAACCTCCAAAGCCTCATCCTGTGCAGGAACAGGCTCTCCTCCGTCCCGAATGTCGTCGGGATGCTCAAGTCCTTGAAGGTCCTGGACCTTTCGGTCAACAGCCTCAGCAGTCTGCCGGAGGGAGTCACTCAGTTGAAGGAGCTAACCACTCTCAACGTGAGCTGCAACAGCCTGGAAGTTCTGCCGGAGGGGCTGAGCCGGTGCACCAAGCTTTCCAACATCAACGTCTCCAAGAATCGCCTCACCGGCTTCCCCGCGGATTTCTACTCCGAGAAACTGGACCTGCTCAGCATACTGATCGCCTCGGACAACTCCATTGAGCAGCTGAGTGGAGATGTGCTCAAGCTAGCCGCTATAAAG GTGCTGGACCTCTCCAACAACAAGCTGAAGGAGATCCCCTCCGATCTGAGCGACTGCGCCAAGCTGAAGGAGATCAACTTCAAAGGCAACAAGTTGAGTGACAAGCGGCTGGAGAAGATGGTCAACGGCTGTCAGACCAAGTCCATCCTCGACTACctcagaggaaaaggaaaagggaaacaaggagaggaaggaggtgacGCCGACGGGGGTCGCAAGGCAGACAAGGGCAAAAggcagcagaggaagaagaaggagaaggtggGAGATCAACAAGACGAGACGGAGGAACTGAACAAGATGGTGGTCAGGGTCCTCCATGTTTCGGACAGTCCCACTGCCCTCTCCGTCACGGTGAGCGCGGAGGTGAAAGATGTTCGACCGTACCTGGTGTGCTGCGTGGTCACGGGCATGAACCTAAAGGCTGGGAACGCTCTCAAGCGCTTCCTGGTCGCTCAG ACGAAGCTTCATGATGACTTGTGCGGTAAAAGGACCACCGCAACCATTGCAACTCATGATGTGCAGCTCATCAAAGCTCCGCTGACGTATGATGTCAAACGACCCATCGAGCTGAAG GTTGTGTCGCTGGGACGCAAGGAGATGACGGCTGTCGAGCTGATAAGACAACTTCAGGTTGAGGCCGACGAACTGAGGAAGCAGAAGAGGAGGCAGAACGTCACTGGCCTCCACAA gTACCTGCAACTTCTGCAGGGAAAAGCGATGTATCCCTGCATAGTGGATGCAGAGGGACATGTGATCTCATTCCCACCTATAACCAACAGTGAGAAAACCAAG ATCAAGAAGACGACTAAAGAGTTGTTCTTGGAGGTGACGAGTGCAGTCAGCCTTCAGACCTGCAAAGATGTTATGGATGCTCTGATCGTG AAAATGGCAGAGTTGAACAAGTTCACGGCAGAGCACCGCGAGGAGGCGGGGTCAGACGGGGAAGGGGACGGCCCACAAGACCCGGCCGCCAGCAGCGAGCCCTCCAGTGAGCTGACGGTGCAGCAGGTCCGCACGCTGGACCAGGACGGGAACCTGAAAGTTGTCTACCCGTCCAAGACCGACCTTTGCAACAACATTAGCAACGTGAACGTGATTTGGTAG
- the LOC134102940 gene encoding LOW QUALITY PROTEIN: L-rhamnose-binding lectin SML-like (The sequence of the model RefSeq protein was modified relative to this genomic sequence to represent the inferred CDS: substituted 1 base at 1 genomic stop codon) has translation LSYRCDGKKVCELNLNDVSTSDPCPGISKXLETIYSCLPAIHFITCEGSLAHLRCDPGQVIFVYGADYGRHDRTTCSYRWATELDNVDCSVPSSIVAERCNGKNRCTISASNSVFGDPCVGPLKYLEVAYICQCK, from the exons CTTTCCTACAGGTGTGATGGAAAGAAGGTTTGCGAACTGAACCTAAATGACGTTAGTACCTCTGATCCCTGCCCTGGAATCTCCAAATAACTGGAAACCATCTACTCCTGCTTGCCAGCAA TCCACTTTATAACATGTGAGGGCTCTTTGGCACATCTCAGATGCg ATCCAGGACAGGTAATATTTGTGTACGGTGCCGACTACGGACGCCACGACAGGACCACCTGCAGTTACAGATGGGCTACTGAGTTGGACAATGTCGACTGCTCAGTCCCCAGCAGCATCGTTGCTGAAAG GTGCAATGGGAAAAACCGCTGTACTATCAGTGCCTCCAACTCAGTGTTTGGGGACCCCTGTGTTGGCCCTTTAAAGTACCTGGAGGTGGCTTACATATGTCAATGTAAGTAA